Proteins encoded together in one Triticum dicoccoides isolate Atlit2015 ecotype Zavitan chromosome 7B, WEW_v2.0, whole genome shotgun sequence window:
- the LOC119342129 gene encoding uncharacterized protein LOC119342129, which produces MAWRESYLDLVLIPVGLLFPIVYHMWLWRAVRSCPLRSTIGINAAARRLWVLSMMKDNEKKAVLVVQSLRNVIMGSTLVATTSVLFCTGVAAVLSSTYAVKKPISDAVFGAHGEYMMALKYVALLTAFLLSFLCHTLAICTFNQATFLVNALSHLFALPNGGRHLPVNKEYVLEVLDRGFLLNFVGNRLFFGGVPFLLWIFGPVLACLCSMVMIPVLYNIDMVYIERGKGGEVSDKMETTDADSDDGMQV; this is translated from the coding sequence ATGGCGTGGAGGGAGAGCTACTTGGACCTGGTGCTGATCCCCGTGGGCCTCCTCTTCCCGATCGTGTACCACATGTGGCTGTGGCGCGCGGTCCGCAGCTGCCCGCTGCGCTCCACCATCGGCATcaacgccgccgcacgccgcctctgggtgctctccatgatgaaggaCAACGAGAAGAAGGCGGTGCTGGTGGTGCAGTCGCTGCGGAACGTGATCATGGGCTCCACGCTGGTGGCCACCACGTCCGTCCTCTTCTGCACCGGCGTGGCCGCCGTGCTCAGCAGCACCTACGCCGTCAAGAAGCCGATCAGCGACGCCGTCTTCGGCGCGCACGGCGAGTACATGATGGCGCTCAAGTACGTGGCcctcctcaccgccttcctcctgtCCTTCCTCTGCCACACCCTCGCCATCTGCACCTTCAACCAGGCCACCTTCCTCGTCAACGCCCTCTCCCACCTCTTCGCCCTCCCCAACGGCGGCCGCCACCTGCCGGTCAACAAGGAGTACGTCCTCGAGGTCCTGGACAGGGGGTTCCTGCTCAACTTCGTCGGGAACAGGCTCTTCTTCGGCGGCGTTCCGTTTCTGCTGTGGATTTTCGGGCCGGTGCTGGCGTGCCTCTGCTCCATGGTCATGATCCCGGTACTGTACAACATCGACATGGTGTACATCGAGAGAGGAAAGGGTGGCGAGGTCAGTGACAAAATGGAGACGACCGATGCCGACAGTGACGACGGCATGCAAGTCTGA
- the LOC119338146 gene encoding uncharacterized protein LOC119338146: MIPRLGGDAGPSSSTGLPPSIAHYFSSKLELESGSYSKWRQLFYFICCKYDVQHHLDDAAEPLHESAVWRNDDLTIVLWMYGVISEELQEVVVSPTSTAYDVWTQLHLLFRDNQPGRAIILGAEFRNTVQGDLSIAEYSRRLKGLADALGDVGERVSDQSLTLQLIRGLNRRFQVMATLLPMQEPFPTFVQARSRLLLEEISANERSLIDGRLESSPTALSIGHLGDRGSAPDRGNGSNDKGKRPVASPTSDKGGRGRGCGRRPWARRVWQRLVRERRCSTPCCTDGRLLRPLRGPDSHALRCARRLGRPQRGWCSWAQASAAAAGLPRRPASTRQRPHLGAVQPPLRRPAEPLHAAAAGGRRPGVVPRHRGDFARGWT; encoded by the exons ATGATCCCTCGTCTCGGCGGCGACGCCGGGCCCTCCTCCTCGACCGGGCTGCCTCCCTCGATCGCGCACTACTTCTCGTCGAAGCTCGAGCTCGAATCTGGTTCGTATTCCAAGTGGCGTCAGCTCTTTTATTTCATCTGTTGCAAGTATGACGTCCAGCACCACCTCGACGACGCCGCCGAGCCCCTCCATGAGAGCGCTGTTTGGCGCAATGATGATCTCACGATCGTCTTGTGGATGTACGGCGTGATCTCAGAGGAACTCCAAGAGGTGGTCGTGTCGCCCACGAGCACGGCCTACGACGTCTGGACGCAGCTGCACCTGCTGTTCCGCGACAACCAGCCCGGCCGGGCGATCATCCTCGGTGCAGAATTCCGCAACACCGTGCAGGGCGATCTTTCCATCGCCGAATACTCGCGCCGGCTCAAGGGGCTCGCCGATGCCCTCGGCGACGTCGGCGAACGCGTCTCCGACCAGAGCCTCACCCTGCAGCTCATCCGGGGGCTCAACCGGCGCTTCCAGGTCATGGCGACTCTGCTTCCCATGCAGGAGCCCTTCCCGACATTCGTCCAAGCACGCTCGCGCCTCCTCCTGGAGGAGATCTCCGCCAACGAACGCTCCCTCATCGACGGCCGCCTCGAGTCTTCTCCGACCGCTCTCTCCATCGGGCACCTCGGCGACCGCGGGTCCGCGCCAGACCGCGGCAATGGCAGCAACGACAAGGGCAAGAGACCCGTCGCCTCACCCACCAGCGACAAGGGCGGGCGTGGGCGTGGCTGCGGCCGCCGGCCGTGGGCGCGGCGCGTCTGGCAACGGCTCGTCAGGGAGCGGCGCTGCTCCACCCCCTGCTGCACCGACGGCCGGCTACTTCGCCCCCTACGGGGCCCTGATTCCCACGCCCTCCGGTGCGCGCGCAGGCTGGGCCGCCCCCAACGCGGCTGGTGTTCTTGGGCCCAGGCCTCCGCCGCCGCAGCAGGCCTTCCACGTCGCCCCGCCTCAACCCGGCAGCGCCCCCACCTGGGAGCAGTACAACCACCTCTACGCCGCCCTGCAGAACCTCTCCATGCAGCAGCAGCAGGCGGGCGGCGGCCAGGAGTGGTTCCTCGACACCGGGGCGACTTCGCACGTGGCTG GACCTAG